The DNA window TCAAACTTCGCAAACTCAAATCCCGGCGCGACCGTGCATCCGACCAGTGTCCAGTCGCCGGTGCTTTCGGCCGCCTGCCAGGCTTGCGCGGGAACGATAGTCTGCGGGACTTCGCCGCTGGCTAGATCGGGACCAAGCCTGACGCTGCGTGAGCCGCTGTCATCGGCCATTTGCAGCACCAGCGCGCTGCCGGCGTGATGGTGCCAAATCTCGACGGCGTCGATGCGATGCCAGTGCGAGCGCTCGCCGCGCGCCAGCAAAAAATAGATCGCGGTGGAGAAGGCGCGCCCGCTGGCGTCAACGTGCGGGTCGCGAAAGGTCTCGCGATAATGCCCGCCCTCGGGATGCGGCGTCAGTCCAAGCTGCGCAATGATCTCGGCGGCGGTGACCGCGTTCATCAGGATTTGTTCTTGCGCTCGCGCAATTCGCCGAACACTTTGTCGGCGCTCGCGCCCTTCATGCGCAGGTTGGCGGCGACAGACGGTTCGTCGGCGCGCAGGAACACATTCGCCTTCTTCTCATCGCCGAGCTTTGCCGGAATGGTCGGCTGATTGGCGGCGCGTAGCCGCGTCACTTCCTCCGCCCGCGCTTTCAGCGCCGCATTATCCGGCTCGACGGTCAATGCGAATTTGATGTTGGAAGCGGTATATTCATGTCCGCAGTAGAGGTCGAAGTCGTCGGGCAGCGCGCGCAGCTTCAACAGCGAGTCCCACATCATCGGATAGGTGCCTTCGAACACCCGTCCGCAGCCGATCGAGAACAGCGTATCAGCAGCAAACAGCGTCTTCTCATTGTCGAACACGTAGCTGACATGGTCGAGCGTATGGCCCGGCGTCTCCAGCACCCGCGCCAGCAGGCTCCCGATCTTCAGGACGTCGCCCTGGGCGACGCGCAGGTCGACATTTCCGATTTTAGTGGTCTTGTCGTGAGGGGCGACCACGCGGCATCCATATTTTTGCTTGAGCTCCGCGACGCCGCCGACATGGTCGCCGTGATGATGGGTGATCAGAATATCGGTCAGCGTCCAGCCTTCGTGCTCAAGCGCCTTGATGACCGGCGCGGCTTCCGGGGCGTCGATGGAAGCGGTCGCCTTGGTGGCGGGGTCGTGGATCAGGTAACCGAAATTGTCGGAGAGGCAGGGGAACAGGCGAATTTCGGCGGACATGACATCTCCATGATCCAGGCGGGGCGTCAAAGCGCAGCCACATATAGCCCGGATGTATGGCGTTAACGCCAAATCGGCAAGGCGATATTGGGCACGCCTATGGGACCCGGCAACGTGTTAGATTGCGTCCATGAGTATCGACGTCATTGATCTCCGCGATTTCTATTCGCAGCGCCTCGGCATCGTGGCGCGGCAGCTGATCAATCGCGGCATCCGGGCGCGCTGGCCGAACGCGGAGGGCCAGCGGGTGCTCGGCCTTGGTTATCCGACGCCCTATCTCGGGCTGTTTCGCGAAGACAGTGAGCGCTGCATTGCGTTCATGCCGGCGGCGCAGGGCGTCCTGAAGTGGCCGACCGCGCGGCCGACGCTGGCAACCTTGGTCGATGAATTTTCGTTGCCGCTGCCGGATGCCGCGGTCGACCGCATCCTTTTGGTTCATGCGCTGGAAATGTCCGACGATCCCGAAGGCCTGCTGCGCGAGGTGTGGCGGGTGCTGGCGCCATCAGGCCGGGTGATGGCCGTCATTCCGAACCGGCGCGGGGTGTGGACGCGCACCGATAATACGCCGTTCGGTCACGGCCGGCCGTATTCGCGCTCGCAGATCACGCAATTGCTGCGGCAGACCTGGTTCACGCCGACGGCGTGGGGCGAGGCGCTGTTCGTGCCGCCGGTCGCGGGCGGCTGGTTCCTGCGCTCGGCGATGGCATGGGAGCGGGTCGGCGCGGCATTATCGCTGCCATTCGCCGGCGTGCATATCGTGGAAGCAACCAAGCAGGTCTACCGCGCGATCCCGGCGCACCGCGAACGCACGCGACTGATTCCGGCGCTGCGACCGGTGCTGGTGCCGTCGTCGCCGGCGAGGGGATAGTCGTCCGCCGGCCGTCTCGGTGAACGCCGGTAGCGCAGCTTCGTAGGGTGGGCAAGGCGCGATCGCGCCGTGCCCACCAAAACTGCAGATTACTTAGAACTTAGAACGCTGCGGTGGGCTCGCTTCGCTTAGCCCACCCTGCAAAGCTTGGCCGGACAACAAGTCCAGACAGCGTCACTCATTCCCCGAATTGAAATCGTCGCCCTGCGGCGCTGGTGCGGCGATGTTTTCGGGGCGCGGTCCGTTGTGCGGACGGCGGCGGCGACGCGGCGGAAAACGCTCGCCGCCATTACCCTCAAAGCCGGGGCCGCCATTGATCTGCGGCTGCGGGCCGGTAATGAAGGACGGCAGGCGATCGACGCTGCCATTATCGGCTATCACCGGCTGCGGCTGTTGTTGCGGCTGGGGCTGCGGTTGATATTGCGGCTGCTGACGATGGTCGCGATTATGGTTGTGCTCGCGCGGCGGGTGCTGCTCGCGCGGAGCATAGGGCTGGCCCTCGCGCTGATGATTGTCGCGCGGCACGAAGGGCTGCTGCTGCACCGGAACGAAGCCGGGCTCCTGTCCGAAATTCGAAAAATTCTCGCTCTCTTCGTCGCCATCCTCCGACGGGGACATTTCGTTATCGGTACGCGGTTGCGGCTGATTCTGACGGAACTGTTCCTGGGCCGCGGCAATCAGCCGGAAATAATGCTCGGCATGCTGATAGTAGTTCTCGGCGGCCACCGGATCGCCGGAACTGCGGGCGTCGCGCGCCAGCTGCACATATTTTTCAGCAACGTGGGATGCGGTGCCTCGGATCTTGATGTCGGGTCCGTTGGATTCGAACACCCGGGTCATCGGGTTCTGGCCGCGTCGGTTGTTGTTGTTATTGTTGTTATTGTTGTTCCGGTTACGCATCCGCTTGTTGTTCTGACCGTTTCTCATGTCTTGCCTTTATTCCAGCCCTGAAGTTTTCAGCCTTGAGGTTAAAAGCCTTGAATTGTCGGTATCGTAGTCACTTCGCCCGATGCGGCTCGCATCATGGGCACAATGGCAGTGCAGTTCGATTCCACACCGATTTCGCCATCTGTCACGGTCACAAAGACACGTTCCCCCTGCAGCCCGGCACACGCCGCCGGCTGCACCAATCATTCAGCCTGCCAAAAACAAGCACAGGTTTGTCGCGTGAGCTTTCAAGCGCAATAGCAGGCTTTCGTTCGCTTTGCGGTCAGCAGCGGCGCAGCTCTCAAAAGCCATCGCGCTTGATCAGACCTGCGTTTTCGGAACCTTTCACTCGGGGCGGGTTCTCGCTCTGAGAACTCTGACTTCACCCGTAGCATCTACGGGGCCAGCAACCCTGGACCGATGTTGTGGGCGGAACGTAGTCGCTCCCGCAGGATATTCCAAGTGCTTTTTTTGCATTTCAATTGGGCTTTATGTGGGCAATTTCCGGCCAGCGACGGCCCGCGGGATGCCGGCCAGGTCGGCCTTGGGAGGTCTGTCGTGCATTAACCCTGCCGCCGTCATCAATTGTTCAACTTGGCTGCTCTGGCCGTGACCGACCTCCACGATGAGTGCGCCATCGGACGCCAGCAGCCCGGCTGCCTGCGGAATAAGGCTGCGATAGGCGGCAAGGCCGTCCGGGCCGCCGTCCAGCGCGCGATGCGGATCGTGGTCGCGGACTTCGGTCGCAAGGTCGGCGATTTCGGCGGAACGAATATAAGGTGGATTTGACGCGATCAGATCGAACGCACCTTGCAGCCCAGTCGCATAGTCGCACGCGACGAAGGTGGCGCGATCGCCAAGCCCGAGGCGGCCAGCATTGGCGCGAGCTGTCGATAACGCAGCCACGCTGATATCGGTGCCGACACCGTCGGCTTCCGGCAGCTCGGACAACAGCGCCAATAAAATTGCGCCGGATCCGGTACCGATATCGGCCATGCGCAGCCGGCGGTTTGCGCGAGGTATGACGCGCAGCATTTCCAGCGCCAGCTCGACCACTGTCTCGGTGTCGGGTCGCGGCACCAGCGTCGCGGCCGAGAGTTGCAACGGCAAGCCCCAGAATTCCTTGGCCCCGAGAATGCGCGCAACCGGCTCGCCTGCGAGACGGCGGCGGGCTGCCGCCTCAAGCCGCTCGGCTTCCGCCGCGGCGAGGGGCCGTGCGGCGGCAGCGATCATGCCGGTCAAATCGAGCCCCAGTTCGGCGCCGACCAGAATCCGTGCGTCGAGTTCGGCTGAATCGATGCCGTGCGCACGAAACCGTTCTGTCAGCCTGCGTCGTGCGATCTCGACGGTTTGTCCGGGGGGATAGCCGGCGCTCACGCCGCGGCGCCCTGGGCGGCGAGCTGGGCCGCCTGATGCTCCGTCGTCAAGGCGTCGATGAGTTCGCCCAGCGCCTCGCCCGCGATGACCTGCGGCAGCTTGTAGAGCGTCAGGTTGATGCGATGATCGGTGACGCGTCCTTGCGGAAAGTTGTAGGTGCGAATGCGCTCGGAGCGGTCGCCGGAGCCGACCTTCTCGCGGCGATCGGCCGAACGCGCGGCGTCGATGCGCTGGCGTTCGGCGTCGTAGATGCGCGAGCGCAGGATGTTCATCGCGGACGCCCGGTTCTTGTGCTGCGAACGGCTGTCCTGCATCATCACCACGATGCCGGTCGGAATATGGGTGATGCGGATCGCTGATTCGGTCTTGTTGACATGCTGGCCGCCGGCGCCCTGCGCGCGCATCGTCTCGATCTTGAGGTCATCGCTCTTGATGTCGACATCGACGTCCTCGACTTCAGGCAATACCGCAACGGTCGCCGCCGAGGTGTGAATGCGGCCCTGCGTTTCGGTGTCGGGCACGCGCTGCACGCGGTGCGCGCCGGATTCGAATTTCAGTTTGGCGAACGCGCCTCGCCCCCGCACCTCGGCGATGATTTCCTTGTAGCCGCCCATGGTGCCTTCGCTGGCCGAGATCACTTCGACCTTCCAGCCCTGCAGAGCGGCGAAGCGCTCATACATCCGAAACAGGTCGCCGGCGAACAGCGAGGCTTCATCGCCGCCGGTGCCGGCGCGGATTTCCAGCACCACGTTGCGATCGTCCATGGCGTCCTTGGGCAACAAGGCCACGCGGATCTGCTGCGCCAGCTCCACGCTGCGCGCGGCCAGCATTTCGCGCTCGGCTTCCGCCATGCCGCGCATCTCGGGCTCGGTCGCGGCATCGGCGATCAAGGCATCGATATCCGCCATCTCGGCATTGGCCGCGCGGTAGGCCTTGACGGCATCGATCAGCGGATTGAGCTCCGCCAGCTCGCGCGTAATCCGCACGTAGTTTTCGGAGTTCACCTGACCCAGCAGCTCGGCCTCAAGCGAGGCGTGGTGCGCCAGCAGGATATCAAGTTTGGCTTCAGGAAGCATCGACATGGTTTGGTCTCGAATGACGAAGAGGGCGCTATACGAAAACAAGCGCCGCTACAACGAAAGCCCTTCGGCCTCGGCGAACTCGATCAGCTTTTGCCGGATCGATACGCTGCCGGACGGCGCATCGAGCAGCGGCATTATCATCGCCTCGGCCTTTCTGGCGTCGAGGTCGAGGATCAGCGCCTTAACCGGGCCGTGCGCGGTCGCTGACAGCGACAGCGAACGGTAGCCTAGCGCGATCAGCGCGAGCGCGCCGATCGGCTTTGACGCCATCTCGCCACACAAGGACGCGGATTTTTTCGCCGCCTGCGCTTTTTGCACAATATCGCGCAGCGCCCGCAGGATCGGCGCCGCCAGGATATCGAATCGTTCGGAGACCTTGGCGTTGCCGCGATCGACCGCGAACAGGAACTGGAACAGGTCGTTGGATCCGACCGAGACGAAATCGACTTTTTTCAGCAGTTCGTCGAGCTGGTACAGCAGCGCCGGCACTTCCACCATGGTGCCGACATCGACGCGCTCCGGCAGCGCATGTCCGTGCTGACGCAAGTATGTCAGCTCGCGCTCGACGATGCCCTTGGCGAGATCGAATTCGGCGACTTCGGTGATCATCGGAAACATGATGCGCAGCGCGCGCCCGCCGCCGGCGCGCAACAGCGCGCGGATCTGACCACGCAGCAGGCCCGGCCGGTCGAGACCCAGCCTGATCGCGCGCCAGCCGAGCGCCGGATTTTCCTCGATCACGGTTTCCATATAGGGCAGCGCCTTGTCGCCGCCGATATCCAGCGTCCGGAACGTCACGGGCTTGGAGCCGGCGGCGTCCAGCACCGTGCGATAGAGCGCGAGCTGGTCGCTGGTGCGCGGCAGGCTCTGGCCGACCATGAATTGCAGTTCGGTGCGGAACAGGCCGATCCCGGCGCTGCCGGTGTCGTCGATGTGCGGCAGGTCGATGGCGAGGCCGGCATTGATCATGAGTTCGACGGGCTGGCCATCCTTGGTCTTGCAGGGCTTGTCGCGTAGCGCCGAATATTGCGCCTGCCGGCGCGCACGGAAGCGCACCCGCTCGGCATAGGCCGATTCGATTTCCGCCGACGGGCGGACATAGATCTCGCCGGAGGTGCCATCGACGATGATGGCGTCGCCGGGATCGGCAATACCCGGTGCGTTCGGTACTTCGCCGACGGCGGGAATGCCGAGCGCGCGCGCCACGATCGAGACGTGGGAATTGGCGGTGCCTTCCTCCAGTACCAGTCCGCGCAGGCGCTTGCGATCGTAATCGAGCAGCGCCGCAGGCCCCATCGCGCGTGCGATCAGGATGGCGTTGTCGGGCAGTTGCTCCCGCGACGGCGCGTGATCCTGCCCGACCAATTGCCGCATCAGCCGATGGCCGAGATCTTCAAGGTCATGCAGGCGGTCGCGCAGATAGGGATCGGTGGAACGCAGCATGCGCGCGCGGGTGTCGGACTGCACGCGTTCGACGGCGGCTTCCGCGGTGAGACCGGTGGCGACTGCCTCGTGCAGCTTGTGCGACCAGCCGTGATCGTTGGCAAACATGCGGTAGGCTTCGAGCACGTCGCGATGTTCGCCGCCATCGGCGACGTCGCCGCGCTCCAGCATGCGGTCGAGGTCGGCGCGCAGTTTTGCCAGCGCCGCGTCGAGCCGCCTGATTTCCTTCGGCAGGTCCTCGGCAATGTAATTGGTGATGACGACGCGCGGCTCGTGCAGCACCACATGGCCGAGCGCGATGCCGTCGGACAGGATCGCTCCGGTTTTGTGCAGCGAATGCCGCGCGGCGGGCTCGGCGCCCGGCTGCGCCAGCGCGGACAATTCGCCCGAGGCGATCATCTCCGCCACGACCATCGCCGTGGTCTGCAGCGCCTCGACTTCCTCCTCGACATAGGTGCGCTTGGCGCGGTTCTGCACCACCAGCACGCCGAGCGTGTTGCCGGCGCGCAGAATCGGAACGCCGAGGAATGAATGGTAGATTTCTTCGCCGGTCTCGGGCCGGAACGAGAATGCCGGGTGGTTTTGCGCGTCGCTTAAATTGAGTGGCGTCGCCTCGCTCGCGACCAGGCCGACCAGGCCCTCATGCGCGCTCAGGACGGTGCGATGGACGGCGTCGCGGTTAAGACCTTCGGTGGCGTAGAGCTCCAGCGTGTTGTCGACGCGCAGCACATAGGTCGAGCACACCTCGGCCACCATATTGGCCGCGATCAGCACCACGATCTTGTCCAGCCGCTCCTGGGCTGAGACCTGCTCCGCCATGGTTTCGCGGAGCCGTCTCAACAAGACGCGGGGACCTCCCGACGCGCTCCGCATGTGCTGAAATCCTCCTCCGCGAGGCCAGCCCGCCGGGTGGCCGGGAGCTGGCGTTAAACTCAGACAAAACAACAATTTTACTCATTCGGCGCCGTCGCAAGCCACGGATACCGGCCGAATCGGAAAACCGAAACTGTGTCGCAGTCCGCGGCAGCCCGCCCTTCAGGCCGTATAGCGAATTGAGGCTGATCTTGCCAAGCAAAACGCCTGCCAGAGACGATAACGTCTCCGCTGGTCAAATGCTGCGGGTGCTAAGAGAAAAACCTTCTAAATTATAACTATTCGAGATCGATTCCCGCGTGTGGCGCCTGCCGCCGATCTTGCCATAGCCAACGCGACGGCGAGATCACGCTCAGACCTGGTCGAGCCCATAAAGCGTATGCAGCGTGCGCACCGCGAGTTCGGTATAGGCGGCGTCGATCAGTACCGAAAACTTGATCTCGGAGGTGGTGATGGCGCGAATGTTGATATTGCGGGCAGCCAGCGCGCCGAATGCCTTGGCGGCGACCCCGGCATGGCTGCGCATGCCGCTGCCGATGACAGAGACCTTCGCCACGTCGGTGGCGCTGTCGAGCCGCGCGTAGCCGATCTTGCCCTTCGCCGAGTTGATGGTGTCGCGGGCGCGGCCGTAGTCGGAGGCCGGCACCGTGAAGGTAAGGTCGGTGGTTTTGCCGTCTTCGGAGACGTTCTGCACGATCATGTCGACATTGATGTTGGCATCCGCGAGCGGCCCGAAAATGGAAGCGGCGACGCCCGGCTTGTCCTCGATCTGGCGCACGGAAATCTGGGCTTCGTCCTTGGAAAAGGCGATGCCGGTGACGACGTGGTTTTCCATGATTTCCTCCTCGCTGCAGATCAGCGTGCCCGGCGGCGTACCGTGCGGGTCGATATCTTCGGGCTTGTCGAAACTGGAGCGGACGAAGATCGGCATGTTGTACACCATGCCGAGTTCCACCGAACGGACCTGCAGCACCTTGGCGCCCTGCGATGCCAGCTCCAGCATGTCCTCGAACGCGATCTTTTCGAGCCGCCGCGCCTTGGGAACCACGCGCGGGTCGGTGGTGTAGACGCCATCGACGTCGGTATAGATATCGCAGCGGTCGGCATGAATGGCGGCGGCAATCGCGACCGCCGAGGTATCGGAACCGCCGCGCCCCAGCGTGGTGATTCGGCCGGTCTGCGGACTGATGCCCTGGAAGCCGGCAATCACGGCAACTTCCTTGCGGTCCTTGAAACGGCTGATCAGCTCGCCGCCGTCGATCTCGAGAATCCGCGCTGAAGCGTGGGCGTCACTGGTCCGGATCGGGATTTGCCAACCCTGCCAGGAGCGCGCCTGGACGCCGATCGCCTGCAGCGCGATCGCCAATAGCCCGGAAGTGACCTGTTCACCGGACGCCACCACGGCGTCATATTCGCGCGCGTCGTGCATTGGCGAGGCGTCACGGCACCATTCGACCAGCTCATTGGTCTTGCCGGCCATCGCCGACACCACCACGGCGACGTCGTGACCGGCGTCGACCTCGCGCTTCACGTGGAGCGCGACGTTGCGGATACGGTCGAGATTGGCGACGGATGTGCCGCCGAATTTCATGACGAGGCGACCCATGACGACCCGTGCATTCCTCAAGAGGATAAGTAAGCTGATCCGCGCGGAAACCGGAGCGCGGGGATGGAAAGGCGCGTATACATAGCGGCGTGGCCGGGGGCAAGCGGGTTCCTGCTGCCCGTGGGGCGGACCGGGGTGCGGTGATTGAGGCAGGAAGTATGGGGCGTTATATCGACGATATTCTGCAGCCCGGTGAGAAGGTGTTGTATTCGACCAACGCGCACTGGATCTTTTATTTGCCGGCGATCGCGGCCTGGGTCGTGGCGATCGTGTTCCTGGTTTTGTCACGGATGTTCGTGACCGACACCCCGGTGCTGCTCTGCCTGTCGCTGGCGGCCATATCGGCCATTTTCGCGTTATACAAAATGCTGACGGCCTGGTTCCATCGCTGGACCACCGAGACCGACGTGACCAATTTGCGCGTGGTGCACAAGGCCGGCTTCATCAAGCGCCGAACCTTTGAAATGAGCCTCGACAAGGTCGAGAGCGTCGACGTCAATCAGAGCATCCTCGGCCGTATCCTGAACTATGGCGATGTCACGGTGCGGGGCGTCGGCGAGGGAGCCGAGACGATCAAAACCATTGCTTCGCCGCTCGACTTCCGCAATCACATCACGGCGCGGTAGGAGCGGCGCGCAATCCATGGCCATCCAGCAACAAAACTCTCCTGCCCAAAACTCTCCTGCCAGCGCCGCGGGCAGCACGGTCGATCCCGCCGAAGTCGCGAAATTTTCCAAGCTGTCGGACGAATGGTGGGATCCGAACGGCAAGATGGCGCCGTTGCACAAGATCAATCCGCTGCGGCTGACCTATATCCGCGATGCCGCCTGCCGCAAGTTCGAACGCAACGCCAAAAGCCTGAGCTGCCTTTCCGGCCTGCGCATCCTCGATATCGGCTGCGGCGCCGGCCTGTTATGCGAACCGTTCACGCGGCTCGGCGCGCAGGTGATCGGGGTCGATCCGTCCGCCAGCAACATCGCGGCGGCCAAATTGCATGCCGACAAG is part of the Bradyrhizobium canariense genome and encodes:
- a CDS encoding class I SAM-dependent methyltransferase; translated protein: MSIDVIDLRDFYSQRLGIVARQLINRGIRARWPNAEGQRVLGLGYPTPYLGLFREDSERCIAFMPAAQGVLKWPTARPTLATLVDEFSLPLPDAAVDRILLVHALEMSDDPEGLLREVWRVLAPSGRVMAVIPNRRGVWTRTDNTPFGHGRPYSRSQITQLLRQTWFTPTAWGEALFVPPVAGGWFLRSAMAWERVGAALSLPFAGVHIVEATKQVYRAIPAHRERTRLIPALRPVLVPSSPARG
- the gloB gene encoding hydroxyacylglutathione hydrolase encodes the protein MSAEIRLFPCLSDNFGYLIHDPATKATASIDAPEAAPVIKALEHEGWTLTDILITHHHGDHVGGVAELKQKYGCRVVAPHDKTTKIGNVDLRVAQGDVLKIGSLLARVLETPGHTLDHVSYVFDNEKTLFAADTLFSIGCGRVFEGTYPMMWDSLLKLRALPDDFDLYCGHEYTASNIKFALTVEPDNAALKARAEEVTRLRAANQPTIPAKLGDEKKANVFLRADEPSVAANLRMKGASADKVFGELRERKNKS
- a CDS encoding PH domain-containing protein — protein: MGRYIDDILQPGEKVLYSTNAHWIFYLPAIAAWVVAIVFLVLSRMFVTDTPVLLCLSLAAISAIFALYKMLTAWFHRWTTETDVTNLRVVHKAGFIKRRTFEMSLDKVESVDVNQSILGRILNYGDVTVRGVGEGAETIKTIASPLDFRNHITAR
- the ptsP gene encoding phosphoenolpyruvate--protein phosphotransferase, with translation MRSASGGPRVLLRRLRETMAEQVSAQERLDKIVVLIAANMVAEVCSTYVLRVDNTLELYATEGLNRDAVHRTVLSAHEGLVGLVASEATPLNLSDAQNHPAFSFRPETGEEIYHSFLGVPILRAGNTLGVLVVQNRAKRTYVEEEVEALQTTAMVVAEMIASGELSALAQPGAEPAARHSLHKTGAILSDGIALGHVVLHEPRVVITNYIAEDLPKEIRRLDAALAKLRADLDRMLERGDVADGGEHRDVLEAYRMFANDHGWSHKLHEAVATGLTAEAAVERVQSDTRARMLRSTDPYLRDRLHDLEDLGHRLMRQLVGQDHAPSREQLPDNAILIARAMGPAALLDYDRKRLRGLVLEEGTANSHVSIVARALGIPAVGEVPNAPGIADPGDAIIVDGTSGEIYVRPSAEIESAYAERVRFRARRQAQYSALRDKPCKTKDGQPVELMINAGLAIDLPHIDDTGSAGIGLFRTELQFMVGQSLPRTSDQLALYRTVLDAAGSKPVTFRTLDIGGDKALPYMETVIEENPALGWRAIRLGLDRPGLLRGQIRALLRAGGGRALRIMFPMITEVAEFDLAKGIVERELTYLRQHGHALPERVDVGTMVEVPALLYQLDELLKKVDFVSVGSNDLFQFLFAVDRGNAKVSERFDILAAPILRALRDIVQKAQAAKKSASLCGEMASKPIGALALIALGYRSLSLSATAHGPVKALILDLDARKAEAMIMPLLDAPSGSVSIRQKLIEFAEAEGLSL
- the prfA gene encoding peptide chain release factor 1, with product MSMLPEAKLDILLAHHASLEAELLGQVNSENYVRITRELAELNPLIDAVKAYRAANAEMADIDALIADAATEPEMRGMAEAEREMLAARSVELAQQIRVALLPKDAMDDRNVVLEIRAGTGGDEASLFAGDLFRMYERFAALQGWKVEVISASEGTMGGYKEIIAEVRGRGAFAKLKFESGAHRVQRVPDTETQGRIHTSAATVAVLPEVEDVDVDIKSDDLKIETMRAQGAGGQHVNKTESAIRITHIPTGIVVMMQDSRSQHKNRASAMNILRSRIYDAERQRIDAARSADRREKVGSGDRSERIRTYNFPQGRVTDHRINLTLYKLPQVIAGEALGELIDALTTEHQAAQLAAQGAAA
- a CDS encoding aspartate kinase — translated: MGRLVMKFGGTSVANLDRIRNVALHVKREVDAGHDVAVVVSAMAGKTNELVEWCRDASPMHDAREYDAVVASGEQVTSGLLAIALQAIGVQARSWQGWQIPIRTSDAHASARILEIDGGELISRFKDRKEVAVIAGFQGISPQTGRITTLGRGGSDTSAVAIAAAIHADRCDIYTDVDGVYTTDPRVVPKARRLEKIAFEDMLELASQGAKVLQVRSVELGMVYNMPIFVRSSFDKPEDIDPHGTPPGTLICSEEEIMENHVVTGIAFSKDEAQISVRQIEDKPGVAASIFGPLADANINVDMIVQNVSEDGKTTDLTFTVPASDYGRARDTINSAKGKIGYARLDSATDVAKVSVIGSGMRSHAGVAAKAFGALAARNINIRAITTSEIKFSVLIDAAYTELAVRTLHTLYGLDQV
- a CDS encoding cupin domain-containing protein translates to MNAVTAAEIIAQLGLTPHPEGGHYRETFRDPHVDASGRAFSTAIYFLLARGERSHWHRIDAVEIWHHHAGSALVLQMADDSGSRSVRLGPDLASGEVPQTIVPAQAWQAAESTGDWTLVGCTVAPGFEFAKFELAPKDWTPF
- the prmC gene encoding peptide chain release factor N(5)-glutamine methyltransferase → MSAGYPPGQTVEIARRRLTERFRAHGIDSAELDARILVGAELGLDLTGMIAAAARPLAAAEAERLEAAARRRLAGEPVARILGAKEFWGLPLQLSAATLVPRPDTETVVELALEMLRVIPRANRRLRMADIGTGSGAILLALLSELPEADGVGTDISVAALSTARANAGRLGLGDRATFVACDYATGLQGAFDLIASNPPYIRSAEIADLATEVRDHDPHRALDGGPDGLAAYRSLIPQAAGLLASDGALIVEVGHGQSSQVEQLMTAAGLMHDRPPKADLAGIPRAVAGRKLPT
- a CDS encoding DUF4167 domain-containing protein — its product is MRNGQNNKRMRNRNNNNNNNNNNRRGQNPMTRVFESNGPDIKIRGTASHVAEKYVQLARDARSSGDPVAAENYYQHAEHYFRLIAAAQEQFRQNQPQPRTDNEMSPSEDGDEESENFSNFGQEPGFVPVQQQPFVPRDNHQREGQPYAPREQHPPREHNHNRDHRQQPQYQPQPQPQQQPQPVIADNGSVDRLPSFITGPQPQINGGPGFEGNGGERFPPRRRRRPHNGPRPENIAAPAPQGDDFNSGNE